GTCCGCTCGAGTCCGGCTTTTTCGATCGGCGGCGGTACGTCTACCGGCTCTATCCGCTGCTCGTCCACGGCCACCTCTTCGGCGGTCGGTACGTCGGGCAACTCGAGGCGACGCTGGATCGACTCGGCTACTGAGTCGACCGGCTCGGACTGCACCCGTGTGTCCGATAGTTTCCTGCCGCCGTTCAGTACCCCGAGAGCGTTATCGCGCTCTGAGCGACGAAGGACGTGGTTCCGGTCGAATGGGGGAGCGCCGCCGTCGGGGCCTCTCGCAGGAGCCAGACGATGACGCGTTCGCCCTGAATCGGCTCGTCTCCGATGTACTGTGCCGGGTGGTAGAACGCTGACTCGACCGACGGCTCCTCGAGTCGCTGTTGCTGGGGAATCTCGCCGGCAGCGCGGCGGGCGACGACCACCTCCGTACCGTCCTCGAGCGGCAGTTCGATCGTCTCCGAGCCCTCGGGGTTCCGCAATCGGACGACCGTATCCGGGGTGCCGACGAGATAGAACTCGGTTTCGGGGGCTGATCGGCCGGTTTCGTCGACGACTTCGACCGCGACGCTGTCCGTGGTCCCCGGAACGGGATCCATCGCGATCGCCGAGATGGAGTGGTGGGCGACGGCGTACTCGGGTTCCTCGCCGTCGGCGACATCGGCAGCATCCGTGTCGTCGGTGTCAGCAGTAGCACCGTCCTCATCGTCGTCCGCATCGCCGACCGCGGGAGCCGCGTACTCGGTGCTGAATCCCGGTCCCTGTCGCTTCCAGACGGGCGTGACCACGCCGTCCGCCCAGAAGTCGTAGGCGAGTTCGTGGCTCGACTGGCCGAACCGGTAGCCGGAGTGGTGGTCCTGCCCGTCGGGCGCCTGCGCTCCCGTCTCGTAGTGCGATCTGAACCGGAATCCCGACGGCCGATCGTCCGCGTCGTCGTATTCGACGATGCCGAGCGGCCCCGGCCCGCCGAACTCGAGACTGTGGACGTCCCAGCGGAGCAACTCGCCGCTGAAGACCGGTTCGTCGTCCGGGAAGAACCACTCCAACGTCGACTCGCCGTCGCGTTCCGGCAGCCCGTAGCCGGTGAACGTCACCGGCGACTCGAGGCGCTCGAAGACCGGGGTGCCCCGATACGAGGCGGTGATCTCGGCGCCGTGGGTGCCCGGCGGCTCCCAGTCGATGGTCCAGTCGTCCCGGTCGAACGACTGGGGCGGGTCCTCGGTCCGATGGCTGCCGTCGTCCGCGGTGTACCACGGTCGCCGCTCGAACGGGACGCCGGAGACGGCGTCGAGGACGGTCTCCTCGGCGGGCTCGAGGCTGGCGGCCAGTTCGTGCGGCGGATACTCGGCGAACCGCTCGACCGTGCTGACGTCGACGACGTCGCCCACCTTGCCGTCTCGGATGTCCACGTAGGCGACGACCGCCCGCGTCGCGTCGCCGTCCGCGACGAACAGGACGACCGGATTCACGCCGCCGTGTTCGATTCCCCTGGCGGACGTGATCGCCTCGGAGACGGTAAACAGCGGAAACCAGTCGGCGCCGTCGACGGCCGCTTGCACCCGTGAGTCCTCGAGAACTCGCGCTAGCTGTTCGGACTCGAAGTCGGTCGCCTCCCAGGCGCGCCAGGCGACGTCCTGCGGCTCGGTGATCGTCAGCGCGACGAGGTCGTCCGTCCCCCGATCGACGTGGCCGTAGGCTACCTGTCGCTCGAGGGCGGTGACGTCGAACCGCCCCTCCTCGAGGCCGCCCTCGATCTCGACGTCCGGACACCCCTGGACGCTGACGGTGTCGCGATTCGCGAGCGGTTCGTACGCCTCGTAACTCGAGATCATGTCCGCGGCGGCGGCGTGGACCTCGGGATCGGACAGGAGCACCTCGAGCGCACGCCGTTTCCGGTACGTGTACAGAACCGCTGTTTCGTCATCTGCCCGTTGAGCCGCTTCGGATTGGGCTGCAGGAGGGGAGCGCGTCGCATCGCTCCCGCCTGCGCCTCGTTGTGCCGCCGAACGGCCGCCGATCGCACCCAGCCCCGCTCCGGCCGCCACCGTTCGGACGAACCGTCGACGCCGGATCGCTCGAGTGGACGGCCGTTCATTGTCATGAGCTACCATGATCGACAGTGGTCGACGGCAGAAACCGATAAAGTCTACTACCGTTTCTGACGTATCTCGGTGTTGTTTTCGGAGGCGTACTCGATATGATGCCCGTTACCGTCGCAAAGGGAGAGTTTCCGTCGCCGCCGGACGGCGCCGTTGAGCGTCTCGTCGGAACTGCGTCTCGAACCCGCTCCGATCGCCGTTCGGACGCCACAAGTGCAAACGAGGCGATTCGGGGCGAACTGGCTCGATTCCACCGGACTGGCGTCGATCCGTGCACGATCGCTACTCCCCGAGTTCATCACGCTGAGTGACGTATCGCTGCCGAGTCCGTCTCTCATACGGCCTGACTGTCGCAGGAACGCGCGTTCGACGGACAACCCGTTCCACCGCTGTCACGATCGCTCTGTTTACTCGGAAGGTGACAATTTCGCGAATGGATCACCGCTATCGCCGCAAGTAGTTTAGCAATCGACACGATCGACGGACTCGTGGTGGATCGTGTCGGACGCTCGTTCACGACTACCGATGATTACGCGTTTGACCGCGCGCGCATTCGTCTGCTACTCTCGGCCCGACGGCTATACCGACCTACCGACGGTCAGTTATCGGCGGGTAGCCACCGTCGCCATTGTTTCGCTCGGCGACCGACGCAATTCCGGTTTTCCACTCGCAAACGATGTCAGTCGCGTTTTTGATGCTCGTGGCGCGGTGACAGTTCTTCGCGAATCCGATTTTTCGACCGGGAAACTGTCAGCGACCGTGTCTTCCTAAACCCAGCGAATTGGGCGCAACGAACGTCTTTCGAACGCAATCACTCGCGGATACTCCCAGGCTGATTAAATTAATTGATACGGAAAGAAACGGTCGGCGGCGTTTATTCGACAACTCGGTCAAGGTCAGTCCGCCCCAAAACGGGGTGTGAGAGAAATAATGAGCGAACAAGACACGACAGGCGACTCGAGGCGGTCGTTCATGGCGAAGGGTGCCCTCGCGACGGGCGCGTTAGCGCTCGGCGGGTTCGGGACAGCCACGGTCAGCGCACAGGAGGACCAGATAGCGGTCTTCGCGACGGATCTCTATCCTGGTGCGGATTTCGACGTCATCGCCCAGCTACAGGAGAGTACGACCGTCGAGATCCTCCAATTAGACGGGGAAACAGTGTCGGAGATCTCCCAGCCCGACGAGTGGACCGGGCACATCATCCGGTACGACATCGGGCAGGAGTCCGGCATCACGACGTTCCTCTTCGTGCGCGGTGCAGGGCTGAGCGCCGGTGACAGCGGGACGCTCGGCGAGGAAGCGTCGGTGCTGAGCTCGGACCTGAACCTCATGAGTACGTCGGTCTCCAGCGGTGGCGGTGGCACCGACACCAGCGATAGCGAAACCAGCGACAGCGACATGATGACCGAGGAGAACGAGACGACAACCGAGAACGAAACGACGGTCGAGGGAGGTGACTAACATGGTTCAAGACGATGACGGACAGGTCCTAGTGTTCACGTACGACTACGAGGCCGGCGAGAGCTTCGACGTCGTCTCACAGCTCGAGACGTCGACGACCGTCCGAATCCTCCAGACCGCCGACGAGGAGACCGTCCCGGAAATCTCACAGCCCGACGAGTACAACGGTCACGTCGTCCGGTACCAGGCCGACGACGGACCGCAGGGTCCCACGGTGCTCCTGTTCACCCGCGACCAGACCTTCGAGAGCGGCGAATCCGGCTCGCTCGGTGAAGACGCACAGATGTTCAGCAGCCGACTGAACCTCATTTCGACGTCGCTAGAATAACGCTTCGGCCTTTATTTTTATCGACGGGTGCCGGTTCCGGGTGATTGCGGATGAATGAAACACCGTCCCGTTGCCAGTCGAAGACCGAACCGACCGAGCGGCGGCGCGACCGTCGACGCCAGCGGCAGCGAAACAGAACCAATACCATATCAGCAACACATGACGCCCAAACCAGCGGCCAACGGCTCGAGCGAGTCAGACGTACCAGGAGCCGATCCAGTGTCCACTGCGACGAACGATCGATCGGACGCGACCGACGCAGCCGGCGGGCGGTCGGCCGAATCGATCCGGTTGCAGGCCGATCCCGGCGCGTGTTCGGCCGACGGCGGCTCGCCGGACGAGACTGACGAGCCGGATCGACTCGTACTGGTTCCGATGAACGACTATCAGCCCGGGATGACCGGCCGAGTCGTCGATCGGCTTCCGGCCCCGATCGTCGTCGACCTCCTCGCGCTGCCGAACGGGGACACGGTTTCCGTCCTCACCCAGCCCGACGAGTACCGCGGCTACGTCGTCCGATCCACGCTCACGGCAACGCAGGTCCGGTCGACGACGATCGTCTTTACGCGCGACTCGCTCGAGACGGGTGCGTGCTACGTATTCGAAGTCGGCGCGCAACTGTTTAGCACGCAGTTGTCCCTCCTGCGGACGACCGTCCGTCGCGTCGGAGCGGCCGATTCGAGTGATTCGGGCGAGTCCGACGAGTCGGCAGCCGCCGCAAACGACGCGTAGCGACTGCCGAGGGTCCGATCCCGATTCCGCGAGCCCGGGTCTTTTACCGGCCGCCCACCTAGGGTCGCGCATGGATACCCCGACCCGGCGAAACCGGCTCGAGGACGAGGAGAGCCCCTATCTGCGCCAGCACGCGGACAACCCCGTCAACTGGCAACCGTGGGACGAACGGGCCCTCGAGGCGGCCCGCGAGCGCGACGTGCCGATCTTCCTCTCGATCGGCTACTCGGCGTGTCACTGGTGTCACGTCATGGAGGAAGAGAGCTTTCAGGACGAGGACGTCGCCGAAGTTCTCAACGAGAACTTCGTCCCGGTCAAGGTCGACCGCGAGGAGCGCCCGGACATCGACTCGATCTACATGACCGTCTGCCAGCTCGTCTCCGGGCGGGGCGGCTGGCCCCTCTCGGCGTGGCTCACTCCCGAGGGCAAGCCCTTCTTCATCGGGACCTACTTCCCCCGCGAGGGCCAGCGCGGTCAGCCCGGGTTCCTCGACCTCTGTGAGCGCATCAGCGATTCGTGGAACAGCGAAGACCGCGAGGAGATGGAACACCGCGCCGACCAGTGGACCGAGGCCGCGAAGGACCGCCTCGAGGAGACGCCCGAGGGTGCGGGCGCAGGCGGCGCGGCCGAACCGCCCTCGAGCGAGGTGCTCG
This portion of the Halopiger aswanensis genome encodes:
- a CDS encoding calcium-binding protein; the encoded protein is MSEQDTTGDSRRSFMAKGALATGALALGGFGTATVSAQEDQIAVFATDLYPGADFDVIAQLQESTTVEILQLDGETVSEISQPDEWTGHIIRYDIGQESGITTFLFVRGAGLSAGDSGTLGEEASVLSSDLNLMSTSVSSGGGGTDTSDSETSDSDMMTEENETTTENETTVEGGD